From Gossypium raimondii isolate GPD5lz chromosome 11, ASM2569854v1, whole genome shotgun sequence:
CTACCATTAATCTAGTTTGTCAAATAAAGTTCAGCACCATATACGGGCATTGCCGGCCACAAATTGTCCTTCCACACAAGTCAAAAGACAATTTTCATGgggaatttttattatttatcctatcaggaaaaaaatttatatatatattttttttcgatACATTGTTAGGAGTAGGTGATGGGgctaattttctaaaaaaacaacataaaattgactaaatattttgttttttaattaaaaaatgattaattaattattcaaactGTAGTAATTGTAAAGTATACATTTTAGCGGCAAAAGTATTATAAAAGCTCTTGTATTAAGaatcaaattgtatttttttcttttattcaaaaattgagtaaattagtctctatacgttagatcaaagagtaaattagtccttctgttaaaaatttcacctatttctataGTTAAAACCCAGTCCATGTATGTTAAGTGTTAACCATGTGGCAATTCACGTGTAATTATCTGGTTATTTCATCAGTCACGCCAATTTTTATCGAtataaatggataaaatttttaatagaaaagatatctttgtttttttatctaacgtatagggactaatttgttcatttttttagtaaaaggaacaaaatataatctaacttTTTATACAAACGGCCCCAatattacttttacttttacttgtatttttaaattttaaaattttagtcttgacttAAAAGGTAactgttaaatttatttggttaaacCACCTATATATTAATCATTCAAGATACCATTTGTCATCATCTAATGAAATATGCCAACAAAACTTACCTACCATATttgtaaaagattaaattatgctattagtaCCTATACTTTGcgaaagttgtggatttagtctatatattttaatttgaccatttttcatttttgtaattttcacaatttaaaatttagtcattacCAAAGAAAACCTAGTCGCCAAGATTAGGCcgattatcttaagaaaaacaAAGCCTGAAACAGCAAAAAAGAAGATGCCACGaagcttaattaaaattttcaaaaaaaaaatttgagggtctaattaaaatgtttaaaattttaagggcttAATGAGAATTTCCAAATATTTTATGGGGTTTAGtgaaagttataaaattttgagaggattaataagattttttttaatatttgtagggtctaattaaaatctttaaaacttttgaaaggcttaattagaatttttaaaatttaaggttcctaattaaaaacataaaattgtttgtcaaaaatattttaattatttttcgtattatattaatttaggaTAAAAGACCTCTACAATCTATCCTAATTTCAATTAATCCTCTCAAAAAAATtggagcaatttaatcctttcaaatttgaaagttagcATTAAGGACAATTAATAACGTTGTTATTGTCTTTCGTCAATTGTGCATAATtcaattgatataataataaatttaacgcTCGATGTTTACATATATTGTTCATTTGGTCTTGACTCTAAAAAGTTAATGATTTagcctcaatatttacaaatttacaaaaaatataatgggctaaatttgttaaatcatgaCCAGATTAATAGAATTCATAAATTATGAgagataaatttattattatactaatgtaaaattgacaaaaaaatattaacattgtGATTGATTGTCCGtagttgctcactttcaaaattaacatggattaaattactctaattttttaaagaggAACCAATTTGGTTAATATCAAAATTGGGAGGGATTGGAGAGGGTTTTTTACCATTAATTTAGTTAGTCAAATAAAGTTCAGCACCATATACCGGGCATTGCCGGCCACAAATTGTCCTTCCACACAAGTCAAAAGACAATTTTCATcggtaatttttataatttatccgATCAGGAcatagatttatatttttttttctcgatACAAGTAGGTGATGaggttaatattttaaaaacaacaacttaaaattgactaaatattttgtattttttaaaaaaaattaaaaagaagtgatgaattaattagtaattataaagtatttgcattttgctccctctattaaaaaattgagtaaattagtccctatacattagatcaaagagcaaattgatcattctattaaaaattttatctatttccaCAGTTAAAAATCGGTCCATGTATGTTAACCACGTGACAATCCACGTGTAAATATATGGTTATTTcaccaatttttaacagaagagataagtttactttttgatctaacgtactgagacttatttattcatttttttagtaaagggaGCAACATACAATTTAACTCTTACCTTGTTTTGGCTTGGCATTTTATGGTATGTCGTGAAtgtattcttttcttttcttttttttttaaccatAAATAGTGTTTTAGATTTTGGTCAAATTTACTATCAGTCTATGTACTATGAGTAGGTTATAGATTTAATCCACGTGTTTTAgtttaactattttaatctttataattttgaaattttgaaattttagtctttacTTTAAATCACAAAGATACCAATTGTCATCTAATGAAATATGCCAACAAAGCCTACCTACCATATTTGCAAAAgattaaattctgctattagtaCCTATATTTTGcgaaagttgtggatttagtccaTACATTTTAATCTGGTcatttttcgtttttttaattttaaaattttagtccttacTAAACGATAATTGTTGAATTCATCAAGTTCtactaatttcaaattttgatgcaCCAAAACTTTTATCACGTCTAATGCTACGTcaacttgttattttcacatattactcactaaaagtctagttaatgaattaataattgTCGTTTGCctcaaaattgaaattcaaaatttgaaaaagtacaATGATTTAGAATGATTCAAGTAGAGAATATAAACAAAACCTACAATTGTAGGTATGGTACAAgattagtaattgaattttgacCAAACGGATTTAACTGTTATTGTTTAggttaggactaaaatttcaaatttcgagaAGTACAAGAACTAAAATGTGACCAATTCAAAaggtaaagggactaaatttggTCAAATTAAAGTTTAGAGAGACTAGATATGCAACTTATACAAAGTATAAGGACAAATAACACAATTTAACCTTTGCTTAAACACCTTGCTATAGACTATATATAGGTTAAAGTACTTCGGAGATCCCTCTATTATCGGGGCTGGATCAACTTATTTcatatactattaaaaagaattaaataagtCTAAATTATAatagagttaatatttattgtatagaaaatgtcttgaaaattactttccaaacaaaatatttcatttacaaatctataaaaaaactttaaaaatattaactttattaaacaataaatgatattttttaaaattaaatattaactatATTCTAATTTGGccttatttaattcttttaaataatacatTGACTAAATTGATCCACAAGACTAATTTGATCAAGTCCCTATAATAGAGGGACCTCTAAGGTACATTCAccattatatatacacatgactcttcaacaaataaaatataactaaatataattattctattcatataaatatttaagttttttcaACATATGTTCAAAGCCTTTCACTTACAATCGCAATTTCCACCATGGGAGAAGAGCTTCATTTCCTTTTGATACCATTAATGTCACCCGGCCACCTTTTGCCGATGGTCGACATGGCTCATCTCTTAGCAACTCACGGCGTCACCGTTTCAATCATCTCCACACCTCTCAACGCCCTCCGTTTCACTTCCGTCGTCGACAGCGCCGTCACGTCCGGCCTCCGCATCCAAGTGCATCACCTCCCTTTCCCGGCGAAAGAGTTCGGCTTACCGGAAAACTGCGAGAACATGGACCAACTCCCTTCTCGAGACTTAATCATGAACTTCTTAATGGCAGCTAACGAGTTACAACAAAGATTCGAAGAGCTTTTTAACAAGTTGAAACCCAAACCGAGTTGTATGGTCTCCGGCAAGAACTTGCCGTGGACGGTGAAAACGGCGACCAAATTCAATGTTCCGCGGATTGTTTTTGACGGCATGGGTTGTTTTTCGTTCGTATGTACACATAAACTAGAGCTTTCAAAGGTTCATGAAATGGTATCTGAGTttgaatcttttaaaattcctgGTTTACTCCATGAAATCGAGCTTAAAAAAGCTCAATTGCCGGAAAATTTGAATCCAGTTTCAAATGATTTGATTAATATTCGAGATATTCGAAAAGCAGAGCTTGTTTGTGATGGGATCGTTGTTAATACATTCGAAGAACTTGAAAATGAGTACGTTAAAGAGTTTAAAAGCATTAAAGGCAATGGTAAAGTATGGTGCATCGGCCCAGTCTCCGCTATCAACAAGCTGAGCTCCGATAAAGCTGAGAGAGGACAAAAACAGTGTCGTTTCGAAACCTTGCAGCCATGGCTTGACTCGAAAGAACCTGGCTCTGTGATTTACGCTTGTCTCGGTAGTATATCAGGGTTAACAAAATGGCAACTTATAGAGCTTGGTTTAGGTTTAGAATCATCTGGAAAACCATTTATTTGGGTTATAAgagaaaacccaaaatcaaatgaaatagaaaaatggattttggatgaaaaatttgaagatcGTGTTAAAGATCGAGGGATTATAATCCATGGTTGGTCACCACAGTTATGGGTTTTATCTCATCCTGCAATTGGAGCTTTTTTAACTCATTGTGGATGGAACTCAACGATGGAAGCTGTTTCCGCCGGTGTGCCAGTGATAACGTGTCCTCTGTTTGCCGAACAGTTTATTAATGAGAAACTCGTCGTCGACGTGCTTGGGATCGGCGTTAGTGCCGGCGTAGAATCGGCGGTGACGTGGGGATTGGAAGATAAATTCGGGTTGTTGATGAAACGGGAACGGGTTAAAAACGCCATTAATGAAGTGATGGAGAAAAGTGAAGCTGGTGAAGAACGAAGAAGAAAGGCTAAACAAATTGGGGAAACTGCAAATAAGGCCATTGAAAAAGGTGGATCTTCATATCAGGAGATGGAGATGTTGATTCAGTTTGTTCTTCAACGAACTACAGAGGTAGCTCAAACTAGTTCTTAATGGGTAAATTTCTGATATTAGTCTCTGTATTATGTGCGAATTTTGGATTTAATCCATGTACTCTAATTTGGTCGAATTCAGTTGGTTAAAATGTGCGTTCCTATACTCCtcctaaatttgaaatttagttcctatatttttatttcaggAATTCAATCCCtctactttcaaaattttaaaattcaagtccaattgttaacattgttaattcttttttgttaaatttgttcgTGTAgcaatttgaaatgaaaaaaaaactcacttggTAGTAAtgttaactaaaaaaatatgttgtaataaacctaaatttaacaaaaatagaggaactaaattcctaaaaataaaagtatagggactaaatttcgAATTTACAATGAATATAGAgactttacatattttaaagtacaatgactatactttttgaattttaaaattttaataatgacCAAATTTGTAATAGTTAAATCAGattagaggtgtccatgggccgggcccagaaaaaaatttGGCCCGCCTCATACACTCGGGCCCGGCCTGGGAATAAAATCCTGagctcggcccggcccattttttaataaacactaaaaaataattttaaaaataaaaaataaaaataaaagtattttaaaaatattttaaaattaaaaaatttaaaataaaaatatatttctattaaattcgggtcgggcccgggccaaaaaagtggtccctaggcccggcccgttttctaaacggacctcgtttttttgcccaaactcatatttcggacctatatttttacctgaaccctctcatatttcgagcgggccgtcgggccgggccgggccgcctgacccatgaacacctctaaatcaaataaatcaaattttcctATAAGTTTCGTACCATATTTAAGTTATAGATTTAATCCCTCTTTtatgatttgataatttttaatttatataatttttgaatttttagaatttcaatttgaacttaaataataattgctAAATTGATTAACTAAAATCATGAATCTTCGTACTGGAAATGTCGATTTAGTTTGTTCTCCAACGAACTTAAGAGGTAGCCAAAAAtagttaaattctattattagttCTTATCTTCTTAGGGTTTAGCCCACATACtataatttagtccattttagtttttatattttaaaatttttaaatttcaatcctAACTCAAACCATAGCAATTAATTCCGTTAAGTTGAATTATGCTATTAGGTTCACATTGTGTttaagttatagatttagtccctattctataattcaattgttttttagtccttatacttttggaatttaaaatttcaatccaaaCTCAGACAATGGTTGTTAAGTCCATTAACTAAAACAATGACTTGAGTTTTTCTGTAAGTGTTATGTGAAAATAGCAAGTTGACACGAACATTACACATGATAATACAGTTGTCACATAAGATTTTGGAAGTAAGACTACTGCCTGatttaagactaaaatttcaaaattcgaaaaatacagactaaaaatataaaattaaagtataataattaaatctgtAACTTCCGAATACTAAAAAGACTAAACGATATGAAGTTGTTTATAAATGCGTTAGaaaagttaaattttgctattagtccctTTATTATCTATAAGTTGTAAATTTagttattgtattttaaaaatttttatttttgaattttaaaattttagtcctatcTAAATGGTAActattaatacttttaaattaaactCTGCttgtaaatttacaaatttgcTTACAAATGAGACGGATTAATGGATTGAACTGAAATCcatttctaaaaaatttcaagtctGAGCCCAAAAATATAAACCCAAAATACctcaactcgaaataattttaaaaaattaaaacccgaATTTATCTAATTCTGACTTACCCAAACTAAAATATCCTTAACAATTTACGATTCTGCTTAAAACTACTTGTTTTAccgtttaaaataaaattatattttatttaaatttaaatagaaaaacacaAATAGTAATAGAAAAACCATTTCAAAATTAAGAAGGGTCAAGTTAGGGTTTAGGAAagctttatttcaatttttttaggatTGGGCTTGAACCCACTAGgttttttgattttcttttaggttttgATTGGGATATTTTCGTAAGGCCCGTTTCCTTATTTGTTTCCTTAGGTTTTAGGGTTTGTGATTTTACCGGGCTTGgcctaaattttaataaaaatcccAGAGTTcatgtcaaaaaaaaaattaagaagggtaaattacacctaAGGCCACTAacttattagtaagtttacgttttggttactcaacttcaaaaagttacaaaatggttacTAAACTACTcgtaagttttcatttaagtcattgactTGTTAAAATGATTGTTTTATGGCCTTCTTTGCTCGCACCACCTGCAACAATAAAAAGTTATCATTCctcttatattttatagttcagttttcttttcatgaaaaaactttaaatatcacgaatttgttaaataaattttaaacaactttcttctttaATATCCAACACTGACAATCAAATTAACGTGTATCTAAGGTATGTTATTTTACTCATCAATAAATATTGATCCATCGTACTAATAATTGAATTGTCACTTAAAGCTCACTAGTTGAActttaaatgaaaagttttgaataattcaataaacaatttgtaacttttttaaagccaagtaattaaaatatacacTTACTGATAaaaatttttgtaacacccctaatcctAGCTCTTACTTAAACCCGAGCAAGGAATGCTACAATTAAGGGTAAACACATTTCTTTAGAGCCCATTTTGTTATTCAGATTTTACTCATCTTTTAGGTCTTTTAATGGTCATTTAAGGCCTATTGTACCAATTCTAGGCTTTCTCTAAAGTTTTATTGCATTTAGGGTTCGTTTGAGACTCTCTCGGATAAAAGATAACAAGGTAGAGCAAAATAGGATCAACGTCACGACATCATGGGACCAGTATCATGACACTAGATTCTCTGATGCTCATGTTGTGACGTCTTGAGGCTAGTGTCGCAACCCTGAATGCTCTTATGCTAAACAAGTCAGAACTTCTATATATTAGTATTAAGATCAATACCATATAATCCAACACATGTACCAATcaatttaaactaataattattcacttaatgtcccaacaattttatttaaatttcttttacgtATTAGCAATTCCATCACTTATATCAACTTCTTAGCATTAcaactcttttattatttttctcttcctcCTCTCCGTTTCACATCCTatatgtacatgtgtatatatatgagagtCTTTGGCTTTTAGTATAGTAGCCTATATGTAATATTAATCATTCTTTCACTAATTACACATATACTCTTAACAATGTTGTCTACTTAAGTAGTtgtcttaaattatttatatcttggcctacataatttgaaattaagacCCGCTTGTTGTTTTCAAAACTAGACTTAATGAAATTGTTACCATAAGTTTTCAGAATTTTCACATAAGTCGATTAGTatagtttttttcttcatttcttccatTGTTCTGCTACTAGGCAATTCTGACCATTCTccactaaaaattatttattttacagtATAGGATTTGtataatgtttttgtttgtttctcttgaaagtgagttgttaagattttaaaaatataaatttcgtCTCCtagatttttttatacaattttaatgatttttcaaaattagaacaAGGGAACTTGAAATCGATCGACTTTATCTTACTTAAATTATCTcatgatctaaaattttcattgcttacaccatttcttctacacaaaactagactcaataggttttaatttcataattggTTTAACCCATAACTCAGTTTtatgattttggttaattttcaaagttgagCTCTTGTTGCTATCTAGAAACTGTTTTAGTGGAAATATTTACTTTTCCAAGATTCTTTGCATTAACTTTCAATTGGATGTAtataatc
This genomic window contains:
- the LOC105761793 gene encoding UDP-glycosyltransferase 73C3, which gives rise to MGEELHFLLIPLMSPGHLLPMVDMAHLLATHGVTVSIISTPLNALRFTSVVDSAVTSGLRIQVHHLPFPAKEFGLPENCENMDQLPSRDLIMNFLMAANELQQRFEELFNKLKPKPSCMVSGKNLPWTVKTATKFNVPRIVFDGMGCFSFVCTHKLELSKVHEMVSEFESFKIPGLLHEIELKKAQLPENLNPVSNDLINIRDIRKAELVCDGIVVNTFEELENEYVKEFKSIKGNGKVWCIGPVSAINKLSSDKAERGQKQCRFETLQPWLDSKEPGSVIYACLGSISGLTKWQLIELGLGLESSGKPFIWVIRENPKSNEIEKWILDEKFEDRVKDRGIIIHGWSPQLWVLSHPAIGAFLTHCGWNSTMEAVSAGVPVITCPLFAEQFINEKLVVDVLGIGVSAGVESAVTWGLEDKFGLLMKRERVKNAINEVMEKSEAGEERRRKAKQIGETANKAIEKGGSSYQEMEMLIQFVLQRTTEVAQTSS